A genomic window from Cytobacillus suaedae includes:
- a CDS encoding carbohydrate ABC transporter permease: MSYKIGRIITYLLLIGMAIASLLPLYWIFSTALQLPSYQNEEMSKPISYVESNPPKVYPMGITEYFSQWEKKREATAQGDLEQAKYHGEKMTEVRQKTFESFVILFERTPILKWLFNSLYIAILGTVLIVLFDTMSGYVLAKKEFPGKMIIFWMIIATMMIPEQVTLVPTFIMVQKLQLFDTHWALILPSISLAFGVFLMRQFLLTIPDELIEAAKIDGASEWRIFWKIIVPLAKPAMAVLGIFTFVLMWNSFLWPIIVLNDKDLFTLPVGLKTLQDANLADFKLLMAGASIAAIPMIIFFLLFQRYFVKGLAMGGVKE; this comes from the coding sequence ATGTCCTATAAGATTGGTAGAATAATAACTTATTTACTATTAATAGGGATGGCCATTGCCTCACTATTACCTTTATATTGGATTTTTTCAACGGCCCTACAACTACCAAGCTATCAAAATGAGGAAATGTCAAAACCGATATCATATGTTGAATCAAATCCTCCAAAGGTGTATCCAATGGGTATCACAGAATACTTTTCACAATGGGAAAAGAAACGAGAAGCAACTGCTCAGGGTGATCTAGAGCAAGCAAAGTATCATGGTGAAAAAATGACAGAGGTACGTCAAAAGACATTTGAAAGCTTTGTGATTCTATTTGAAAGAACCCCTATTTTAAAATGGCTGTTTAATAGTCTTTATATAGCCATATTAGGAACCGTACTGATCGTATTGTTTGATACAATGTCCGGCTATGTACTGGCGAAAAAAGAATTTCCGGGTAAAATGATTATCTTTTGGATGATCATTGCTACAATGATGATTCCAGAACAAGTTACGCTCGTTCCAACCTTCATCATGGTTCAGAAATTGCAATTGTTTGATACGCATTGGGCGTTAATTTTACCAAGTATTTCTTTAGCCTTTGGTGTCTTCTTAATGAGGCAATTCTTACTTACAATTCCAGATGAACTAATCGAGGCTGCCAAAATAGACGGAGCATCTGAATGGAGAATTTTCTGGAAGATAATTGTTCCGTTAGCTAAGCCGGCAATGGCGGTACTAGGAATCTTTACATTTGTGTTAATGTGGAACTCCTTCTTATGGCCGATTATTGTATTAAATGATAAGGACTTATTCACACTTCCGGTAGGCCTTAAAACATTGCAGGATGCCAATCTAGCAGACTTTAAACTATTAATGGCAGGAGCAAGTATTGCTGCAATCCCGATGATTATATTTTTCTTATTGTTCCAACGATATTTTGTAAAAGGTCTAGCAATGGGAGGAGTGAAGGAATAA
- the nagZ gene encoding beta-N-acetylhexosaminidase → MTNLTLRQKIGQLMVCGFKANQVVEASNEILELIRDYHVGGIILFGRNIGTPDEILQLTTRLQLEAKNAGQDLPLLICIDQENGVVRRLGEGTTVFPGAMLLGATDDPNFAYEMGVATGTELKALGINWNLAPVVDVNNNPDNPVIGVRSFGETPEKVAEFGAAAMKGMQAAGVITALKHFPGHGDTNLDSHLELPTITHSMDRLEEVELVPFKKCILEGADTVMSAHVYFPAIEKQSGVPATMSKSIITGLLREKLGFQGVVTTDCMEMKAISDTIGTAQGAVEAIKAGVDLIMVSHLPNLQKDSIAAIEKAVENGEISIEQIDAALERVLKLKSRYLSWDDIANSLNEVIVPEVVGCARHQQMAEKAFRHGITIVKNEGILPLSTESIKKVLVMYPTNSYLTEVEDKRYSSNALGMVVKEVNPDAVIESLPIHLTEEHLTDVIEKALEYEIIIIGTLTASNSPGHIRLIEKLTELGKKIIVIAMRSPYDVSYLPTQIDAYITTYEFTTPALRMAVKAIYGIEKVTGKLPVTLKK, encoded by the coding sequence ATGACAAATCTTACACTCAGACAAAAAATTGGACAGTTAATGGTTTGCGGTTTTAAAGCAAATCAAGTAGTTGAGGCTTCTAATGAAATACTTGAATTAATAAGAGATTATCATGTTGGTGGAATCATTCTCTTTGGGCGAAATATTGGAACACCAGATGAGATTCTACAGTTAACTACAAGGCTACAGCTCGAAGCAAAAAATGCAGGTCAAGATCTACCACTACTCATCTGTATTGATCAAGAAAATGGAGTGGTAAGAAGACTGGGAGAAGGTACAACTGTGTTTCCAGGTGCAATGCTGTTAGGTGCAACTGATGATCCGAATTTCGCCTATGAAATGGGTGTTGCCACTGGAACGGAACTTAAGGCACTCGGAATTAATTGGAACCTGGCACCTGTTGTCGATGTGAACAATAATCCTGATAATCCGGTTATAGGGGTTCGTTCGTTTGGAGAAACCCCTGAAAAAGTGGCTGAGTTCGGCGCAGCAGCTATGAAAGGAATGCAAGCTGCTGGAGTTATCACGGCACTCAAGCATTTTCCAGGACATGGTGATACAAATCTAGACTCGCACCTAGAATTACCTACCATTACCCATTCGATGGATCGACTAGAAGAGGTTGAACTAGTACCATTTAAAAAGTGTATTCTTGAAGGAGCAGATACGGTTATGTCTGCCCATGTTTATTTTCCTGCAATTGAAAAGCAGTCAGGTGTCCCTGCAACGATGTCAAAATCAATCATTACAGGATTACTCAGAGAAAAGCTAGGCTTTCAAGGGGTTGTGACAACTGATTGTATGGAAATGAAGGCTATATCTGATACGATTGGAACGGCACAAGGAGCGGTTGAAGCGATCAAAGCGGGTGTTGATTTAATCATGGTTTCACATCTTCCAAATCTTCAAAAGGACTCAATCGCAGCTATTGAGAAAGCGGTTGAAAATGGAGAGATTTCGATTGAACAAATTGACGCTGCATTAGAACGTGTTCTTAAGCTGAAAAGTCGATATTTATCTTGGGATGATATTGCTAACTCTCTGAATGAAGTAATAGTTCCAGAAGTTGTAGGTTGTGCCCGACATCAACAAATGGCTGAAAAAGCATTTAGGCATGGAATTACGATTGTGAAAAATGAGGGCATTCTACCTTTATCAACTGAATCAATCAAAAAGGTACTCGTTATGTACCCTACTAATTCGTATCTAACAGAAGTAGAGGATAAACGATATTCTAGTAATGCTTTGGGCATGGTGGTTAAAGAAGTGAATCCTGATGCAGTTATAGAATCCCTTCCTATTCATTTAACAGAAGAGCATTTAACAGATGTTATTGAAAAAGCTTTAGAATATGAAATAATAATAATAGGAACGTTAACTGCTTCAAATTCACCAGGGCACATTCGCTTAATAGAGAAGTTGACGGAACTAGGAAAGAAAATCATCGTGATTGCGATGAGAAGTCCTTATGATGTTTCCTATCTTCCAACACAAATTGATGCATATATTACAACGTATGAGTTTACAACTCCAGCTTTACGAATGGCAGTTAAAGCGATTTATGGGATAGAAAAGGTCACTGGAAAGCTACCAGTTACACTTAAAAAATAG
- a CDS encoding MurR/RpiR family transcriptional regulator yields MSTTTGGLVILSEMLDKLPLSERKIATFILEDPNTAITLTASELGERSSTSGAAVIRLCKSLGLKGIQELKLKVAGDLHKKDEEVYRDIKPNESQETVIEKMTNNSIQTLRKTVEILDRNELSKAVEAVKKAKTIHFFGVGASSIIALDAQQKFMRINKQATAFTDIHIVAMLIANIEPGDVVFGISFSGETNEVAKILDLANKKGAKTISLTKFGSSPVSDRAQIKLYTSASKEATFRSGATSSRLAQLHIIDILFMSVATQNYDEIIHHLDQTRETIEMLGNKLGKRNEVRGEQE; encoded by the coding sequence ATGTCAACAACGACTGGGGGATTGGTTATCCTTTCTGAAATGCTTGATAAATTACCACTTTCAGAAAGGAAAATTGCCACATTTATTTTGGAGGACCCTAATACAGCTATTACATTAACAGCAAGTGAGCTTGGTGAGCGCAGTTCTACGAGTGGTGCTGCTGTTATTCGTTTATGTAAATCCTTAGGTTTAAAAGGTATACAAGAACTAAAGTTAAAAGTAGCAGGGGATTTACATAAAAAAGATGAAGAAGTCTACCGCGATATTAAACCTAATGAGTCTCAAGAAACTGTTATAGAAAAAATGACAAACAACAGTATCCAAACCCTCCGAAAAACAGTAGAAATATTAGATCGAAATGAGCTTTCAAAAGCTGTCGAAGCTGTGAAGAAAGCAAAAACCATTCACTTTTTCGGAGTAGGAGCTTCAAGTATTATTGCGCTTGATGCCCAACAAAAGTTTATGAGGATTAATAAACAAGCAACTGCTTTTACGGATATTCATATTGTTGCGATGTTAATTGCTAATATTGAGCCTGGGGATGTTGTTTTTGGTATTTCATTTTCTGGAGAAACGAATGAGGTTGCAAAAATCTTAGATTTAGCAAACAAAAAGGGTGCTAAAACCATTTCATTAACTAAATTCGGGTCATCACCTGTTTCTGACCGTGCACAAATTAAGCTTTATACTTCGGCTTCTAAAGAGGCAACATTTCGAAGTGGAGCCACTTCTTCAAGATTGGCTCAACTTCATATCATTGATATTTTGTTCATGTCTGTTGCTACACAAAACTATGATGAGATCATTCATCATCTAGATCAAACACGTGAAACGATCGAAATGCTTGGAAACAAGTTAGGAAAAAGGAATGAAGTGAGAGGTGAACAGGAATGA
- a CDS encoding anhydro-N-acetylmuramic acid kinase has product MEFLSAIHSKEKKLIVGLMSGTSLDGIDAALVEIEGHGKKTKVNLLEFETVAFTESEKGEILKLCTPETSSVDKICQMNVELGKKFSDAALHVIAKAGKQPNDIDLISSHGQTIYHMPHVGATLQIGELAVISTNTGCVTVGDFRPSDMAVGGQGAPLVPFVDYLLFHDPSKGRILLNIGGMSNITVIPSTAKEDYILAFDTGPGNVLIDAIVQICTNGKETFDLGGNFAKAGMIDSQWLQNLVDSDTFVHKTPPKSTGREYYTTEMAQNLMSEGRERGLSFESIIATVTQFTVETIALNIEQCIQNGADISEILVGGGGVHNTFIMEQLQKRLKQNVLSMEAINVSSDAKEAVAFAILGNEFIHGNTNNLPSATGAKRKTMMGKLVLP; this is encoded by the coding sequence ATCGAATTCCTGTCTGCTATTCATTCAAAAGAGAAAAAACTGATTGTTGGATTGATGTCTGGTACTTCACTAGATGGGATAGATGCAGCCCTTGTAGAGATCGAGGGTCACGGTAAAAAAACGAAAGTCAATCTTCTAGAGTTTGAAACAGTCGCTTTTACTGAGAGTGAAAAGGGCGAAATATTGAAGTTATGTACTCCGGAAACATCTTCGGTCGATAAAATATGCCAGATGAATGTAGAGCTAGGGAAGAAGTTTTCGGATGCAGCATTGCATGTGATAGCAAAAGCAGGTAAGCAACCGAATGATATTGACTTAATTAGTTCACATGGACAAACGATTTATCACATGCCTCATGTTGGAGCGACTCTTCAAATTGGGGAACTTGCCGTTATTTCAACCAATACAGGGTGTGTAACAGTAGGAGACTTTCGTCCAAGTGACATGGCTGTAGGTGGGCAAGGAGCACCGCTTGTACCTTTTGTTGATTACTTACTTTTCCATGATCCTAGTAAAGGTAGAATTCTACTAAACATAGGTGGAATGAGTAATATAACTGTAATTCCTTCTACTGCAAAAGAAGATTATATACTCGCGTTTGATACAGGGCCAGGAAATGTATTGATAGATGCGATTGTGCAAATCTGCACTAATGGTAAAGAGACTTTTGACTTAGGGGGAAATTTTGCAAAAGCTGGAATGATTGATAGCCAGTGGCTTCAAAATTTAGTAGATTCAGATACGTTTGTTCATAAAACCCCTCCTAAAAGCACGGGTAGAGAATACTATACAACTGAAATGGCTCAAAATCTTATGTCTGAAGGAAGAGAAAGAGGACTGAGTTTTGAATCCATTATTGCGACTGTAACCCAATTTACAGTTGAAACAATTGCTCTTAATATCGAACAATGCATCCAAAATGGAGCGGATATTAGTGAAATTTTAGTCGGTGGAGGCGGTGTTCATAATACATTTATAATGGAACAGCTGCAAAAGCGATTAAAGCAAAATGTCTTATCGATGGAAGCTATTAATGTATCGAGTGATGCAAAAGAGGCTGTCGCATTTGCGATTTTGGGCAATGAGTTTATTCATGGAAATACTAATAATCTTCCTTCCGCAACCGGTGCAAAAAGAAAAACGATGATGGGGAAGTTAGTGTTACCCTAG
- the nagZ gene encoding beta-N-acetylhexosaminidase has translation MKIKKMLLGITLLVILIFVIIQFTDMVPLNGETHKTNIHTMKPSNGNWEDVLSQEISVDDFMKTLSLEEKVGQLLMPDFREWDDLPVTSLNDEIASEIQNKHIGGVILFAENFKNKSQTTHLITSMQEQAEIPLMISVDQEGGLVTRIPFMPSMPGNMSLGATNDPALAKEVGIGIGSELKSLGIHVNFGPVLDVNNNPNNPVIGVRAFGDDPKAVIELGHAYMEGLHEAGVLAVGKHFPGHGDVSLDSHFVLPESNKTIDDLQNLELIPFQSLIESGIQGIMTAHIAFHHIEPETVKSKKDGLPIELPATLSPKIITDILRNDLSFQGLIFTDAMDMKAVANHFGTAEASIRAIEAGVDIVLMPENLQHAFDGIIEAVKAGRIKEERIDESVKRILQVKSSTLFQESTEFTKRSTKEIVELEQRVADAAITIVSGDEILPLDETSEEKIALVAFDRQSLTRLSNATKKYQWRNEPILLSKSKNWSGKLSSEQSKLIKEAGTVIVATNTANQEDLDPNGWKMGTVQSIIDISKQSIILSTRNPYDSQTLKNYDAYLAQYDTGTASFNATVDVLFGKKAAQGVLPVRVSE, from the coding sequence ATGAAAATTAAGAAGATGTTACTGGGAATAACTCTACTCGTTATTCTCATATTTGTAATTATACAGTTTACTGACATGGTTCCTCTTAACGGAGAAACGCATAAAACAAATATACACACTATGAAACCAAGTAACGGCAATTGGGAAGATGTACTATCTCAAGAAATATCAGTGGATGATTTTATGAAGACTCTTTCGTTAGAGGAAAAAGTGGGTCAGCTTCTGATGCCAGATTTTCGTGAATGGGATGATCTACCTGTCACTAGTTTGAATGATGAAATAGCATCAGAAATTCAAAACAAACATATAGGTGGAGTGATTCTTTTTGCTGAGAATTTTAAAAATAAATCCCAGACTACTCACTTAATTACATCTATGCAAGAGCAGGCAGAAATTCCTTTAATGATAAGCGTTGACCAAGAGGGTGGGCTTGTAACACGCATTCCATTTATGCCATCGATGCCGGGGAATATGTCTTTAGGTGCCACGAATGATCCTGCATTAGCCAAAGAAGTTGGAATAGGTATTGGTTCGGAATTAAAGAGTTTAGGCATTCATGTTAATTTCGGTCCTGTATTGGATGTAAATAATAATCCTAACAACCCAGTTATCGGAGTTCGTGCTTTTGGGGATGACCCGAAAGCTGTTATCGAATTAGGTCATGCGTATATGGAAGGGTTACACGAAGCGGGTGTTCTTGCTGTAGGTAAACATTTTCCAGGACATGGTGATGTTTCACTAGATTCACATTTTGTGCTACCAGAGAGTAATAAAACGATAGATGATTTACAAAATCTTGAGCTTATCCCTTTCCAATCCCTTATTGAGAGTGGTATCCAAGGGATTATGACTGCACATATTGCCTTTCATCATATAGAACCTGAAACGGTAAAATCAAAAAAAGATGGACTTCCGATTGAACTTCCAGCAACACTTTCTCCGAAGATCATAACAGATATTCTCCGAAATGATCTCTCATTTCAAGGCTTAATTTTTACAGATGCAATGGATATGAAAGCAGTTGCCAATCACTTTGGGACGGCTGAAGCATCTATTCGTGCAATAGAAGCAGGTGTTGATATTGTCCTCATGCCAGAGAATTTACAGCATGCGTTTGACGGGATTATTGAGGCGGTAAAGGCAGGGCGTATAAAGGAGGAAAGAATTGATGAATCGGTTAAACGAATACTTCAAGTCAAGTCTTCTACACTGTTTCAAGAGTCTACTGAGTTCACTAAACGTAGTACGAAAGAAATCGTAGAGCTTGAACAAAGAGTTGCCGATGCAGCAATTACAATTGTTTCAGGTGATGAAATACTACCTCTTGATGAAACTTCCGAGGAAAAAATTGCTCTTGTGGCATTTGACCGACAAAGCTTAACAAGATTATCAAATGCGACGAAGAAATATCAATGGCGGAATGAACCCATTTTATTGTCTAAGTCTAAAAACTGGTCTGGGAAGCTAAGCAGTGAGCAATCAAAGTTAATTAAGGAAGCTGGGACAGTTATCGTTGCAACTAACACAGCAAATCAAGAAGATCTAGATCCAAACGGTTGGAAAATGGGGACGGTTCAATCAATCATTGACATTAGTAAACAATCAATCATCCTTTCCACACGCAATCCATATGATAGTCAAACTCTAAAGAATTATGATGCTTATCTAGCCCAATACGATACGGGAACTGCCTCATTTAATGCAACAGTAGATGTGTTATTTGGAAAGAAAGCAGCACAAGGTGTTTTACCTGTCCGCGTTAGCGAATAA
- a CDS encoding serine hydrolase, with amino-acid sequence MDEKIKVFIESKIDDGLFPGAVVYVKKENTVLLHEASGKAFNTKDIKRDMTKDTLFDIASLTKVVITTIILKLITENKFSLDSTVGDLLPTVSNGSIGSISVQQLLTHSSGLLDWYPFYTSNEAFYNQLEKIVSTNDKQKGVRYSDINYMLAAEIIKESTKLPIEEAFNQYIRNPLKARTMSYGPVHSDNVAATEFGNRIEQSMCYVRDLLFSGWRDINHPICGQVNDGNAYYYFKGVSGHAGLFASAEDLSKIGEIYTNLGQLDGKDYISTTLIKQAMTKQVGTRGLGWEMSDLYPTGCGHTGFTGTSLWIDPVRRLTVVVLTNRLHTSDNPQNINEFRKKLHEMIDAAV; translated from the coding sequence ATGGATGAGAAAATAAAGGTCTTTATTGAATCCAAAATCGATGATGGGCTTTTCCCGGGGGCAGTTGTCTATGTGAAAAAGGAAAATACTGTTTTGCTTCATGAAGCCTCTGGAAAAGCTTTTAATACGAAAGATATTAAGCGGGATATGACAAAAGATACATTATTTGATATTGCTTCATTAACAAAAGTGGTCATTACAACGATTATTTTAAAGCTAATCACAGAGAATAAGTTTTCATTAGATTCAACTGTTGGGGACCTTCTGCCCACTGTCTCTAATGGATCCATTGGTTCTATTTCTGTTCAACAGTTATTAACTCATAGTTCGGGATTACTAGATTGGTATCCCTTTTATACGAGTAATGAGGCCTTCTACAATCAATTAGAAAAAATTGTCTCAACAAATGATAAACAAAAAGGTGTACGGTATAGTGATATAAATTACATGTTAGCAGCTGAGATTATTAAGGAATCTACGAAACTTCCTATAGAAGAAGCTTTCAATCAATATATACGAAATCCATTGAAAGCTAGAACAATGAGCTATGGTCCGGTTCATTCTGATAACGTCGCTGCCACAGAGTTTGGAAATCGAATTGAACAAAGCATGTGTTATGTTCGAGATCTACTATTCTCAGGTTGGAGGGATATTAATCATCCCATATGTGGCCAAGTAAATGACGGCAATGCGTATTATTACTTTAAGGGTGTTTCTGGGCATGCGGGGCTTTTTGCTAGTGCAGAGGACTTGAGTAAAATTGGAGAAATTTATACTAATCTGGGACAGTTAGATGGCAAAGACTATATATCTACCACATTAATAAAACAAGCGATGACCAAGCAGGTAGGTACAAGAGGACTGGGATGGGAGATGTCTGATCTTTATCCTACTGGCTGTGGACATACCGGTTTTACAGGGACTTCGTTATGGATTGATCCGGTGAGAAGGCTTACTGTGGTGGTACTAACAAACAGACTTCACACTAGCGACAACCCACAAAATATCAACGAGTTTAGAAAGAAACTACATGAAATGATAGATGCGGCGGTCTAA
- the nagA gene encoding N-acetylglucosamine-6-phosphate deacetylase — protein sequence MAYVDNTPQLLVGGTIVTETEVIQYGWIMIENGKIVEFGSSDSLPSNLSSYPVTTVDESHYIFPGFIDVHIHGAAGADVMDATEKALSTMTHVLPKEGTTSFLATTITQSDETISKALTTVASFMKTDYIGAEVLGVHLEGPFINKKYAGAQPFDQIVAPNIELFDKWNKLAEGAIRLVTLAPEEENGLEFVKALTQQGIIASIGHSNASHSQVKLAVEHGLTHATHLYNAMGPMHHRDPGVVGGVLLEDKIMAEIIFDHVHCVKEMVELAYKLKGSDKLQLITDAMRAKCLRDGTYDLGGQTVTLKGNEARLEDETLAGSVLKMNEAVKHASGLEGCNLVDLVKLSSMNAAKELKVFDRKGSIAVGKDADLVILDKAFNVISTYCRGHLIYKT from the coding sequence TTGGCTTATGTTGACAATACTCCCCAATTATTAGTCGGTGGAACAATCGTCACCGAAACAGAAGTGATTCAATATGGATGGATTATGATTGAAAATGGGAAAATAGTAGAATTTGGGTCATCAGATTCACTTCCTTCAAACTTGTCCTCTTATCCTGTTACTACTGTTGATGAAAGTCACTATATTTTCCCTGGCTTTATTGATGTTCATATCCACGGGGCTGCTGGTGCTGATGTGATGGATGCAACGGAAAAAGCATTGAGTACAATGACACACGTGTTACCTAAGGAAGGAACAACAAGTTTTTTAGCCACAACTATTACACAAAGTGATGAAACTATTTCAAAGGCATTAACTACTGTTGCTTCCTTTATGAAGACAGACTATATAGGGGCCGAAGTACTCGGAGTTCATTTAGAAGGTCCATTTATTAATAAAAAGTATGCAGGAGCACAACCGTTTGATCAGATTGTGGCACCAAATATTGAGTTATTTGATAAGTGGAACAAGCTAGCAGAAGGTGCGATTAGGTTAGTTACACTTGCACCTGAAGAGGAGAATGGTCTTGAGTTTGTAAAGGCTTTAACTCAACAGGGAATCATTGCTTCTATTGGTCATTCTAATGCATCTCATTCACAGGTAAAGCTTGCTGTAGAACATGGATTAACTCATGCTACACATTTATATAATGCAATGGGTCCAATGCATCATCGTGATCCTGGAGTGGTGGGCGGTGTTTTATTAGAAGATAAGATTATGGCAGAAATTATTTTCGACCATGTACACTGTGTGAAAGAAATGGTGGAGCTTGCCTATAAGTTGAAAGGTAGCGATAAATTGCAGTTGATTACAGATGCTATGAGAGCAAAGTGCTTACGAGATGGGACCTATGACCTTGGTGGGCAAACTGTCACACTTAAAGGGAATGAAGCTCGGCTTGAGGATGAAACACTTGCTGGTAGTGTGTTAAAAATGAATGAAGCCGTTAAACATGCAAGTGGATTAGAAGGTTGTAACCTAGTAGATCTTGTTAAACTGTCGTCTATGAATGCAGCTAAAGAATTAAAGGTATTTGACCGTAAAGGGAGCATTGCTGTCGGGAAAGATGCGGATCTAGTTATTTTAGATAAAGCATTTAATGTAATCAGCACCTATTGTCGTGGTCATTTAATCTATAAGACATAA
- the nagB gene encoding glucosamine-6-phosphate deaminase translates to METIVVKDYDEMAKKGAEILYHEIKDNPKLILGLATGGTPIGVYNHLRKLHEEKSLDLMNLTTFNLDEYIGIAPESENSYHFYMNKFFFQPMGISKEQAYLPNGLAEDIEEECKRYEKLIVEHGGIDIQVLGVGSNGHIGFNEPRTPFNCRTHEVNLTDSTIQANARFFDSEKDVPKKAISMGIETIMEAKKIILFASGPKKAKAINQLVGTDEITVDWPVTILKTHPNVTVVVDEAAYNTDSNNQQVNLDNSKTIF, encoded by the coding sequence ATGGAAACAATTGTTGTAAAAGATTATGATGAGATGGCAAAAAAAGGTGCCGAAATTCTTTATCATGAAATAAAGGATAATCCCAAACTAATACTGGGTCTGGCTACAGGTGGCACTCCAATTGGTGTTTATAACCATTTGAGAAAGCTTCACGAGGAAAAATCACTCGATCTAATGAACTTAACAACATTTAACCTTGATGAATATATTGGCATAGCTCCGGAGTCTGAAAATAGCTACCACTTTTATATGAATAAATTCTTTTTTCAACCAATGGGTATTTCAAAAGAACAAGCGTATCTTCCCAATGGGCTTGCAGAAGATATTGAAGAGGAATGTAAGCGATATGAAAAGCTTATTGTAGAACATGGAGGAATTGATATACAGGTATTAGGTGTTGGTAGTAATGGTCATATTGGTTTCAATGAACCACGAACTCCGTTTAATTGCAGAACACATGAAGTAAATCTTACAGATTCTACAATACAAGCAAATGCAAGGTTCTTTGATTCTGAAAAAGATGTGCCAAAAAAAGCCATATCAATGGGTATTGAAACAATCATGGAGGCCAAGAAAATCATTTTATTTGCAAGTGGCCCAAAAAAAGCTAAAGCCATCAATCAATTGGTAGGAACGGATGAAATTACGGTTGATTGGCCAGTTACCATTTTAAAAACACATCCTAATGTGACAGTTGTGGTTGATGAGGCTGCATACAATACAGATTCAAATAATCAACAAGTAAACTTGGATAATTCAAAAACTATCTTTTGA
- a CDS encoding M48 family metallopeptidase, which produces MRHNYLGETIEVEIIYKNRKSIGVSIDGYGNVIVQAPKKTQDEQVIELLEANWELVLSKSKEMKGRLDGPQQKVYDQGGDFLYLGNSYPIKISLDNKIEKENVVFRENQLTIFVKQHDDEKIKQALKRFYYQQCKALVEKSIQSHQGHFKMKPRSVRITDNQTNWGTCDSNFQLTFNWRLAMAPQEVIDYVVVHEMCHMVHLNHDRSFWRLVGKIMPDYKEKENWLARSNWKMTV; this is translated from the coding sequence ATGAGACATAATTATTTAGGTGAAACGATAGAAGTTGAAATTATATATAAAAACCGTAAATCAATTGGTGTTTCAATAGACGGTTATGGAAATGTAATAGTTCAAGCTCCTAAGAAGACACAAGATGAACAGGTGATTGAGCTTTTAGAAGCCAACTGGGAGTTGGTACTGAGTAAATCAAAAGAGATGAAGGGAAGATTGGATGGGCCACAGCAGAAGGTCTATGATCAGGGGGGAGATTTTCTGTATTTGGGGAATTCTTACCCGATTAAAATCTCTCTAGATAATAAGATTGAGAAAGAAAATGTGGTCTTTAGAGAAAACCAGTTAACTATATTTGTGAAGCAGCATGACGATGAAAAGATAAAGCAAGCTCTAAAGCGATTCTACTATCAGCAATGCAAAGCCTTAGTAGAAAAAAGCATCCAATCTCATCAGGGTCATTTTAAGATGAAACCACGTTCTGTCCGAATAACGGATAACCAAACAAACTGGGGGACGTGTGACTCGAATTTTCAATTAACATTTAACTGGAGGCTAGCGATGGCTCCACAAGAAGTAATCGACTACGTAGTCGTACACGAAATGTGCCACATGGTCCACCTCAACCACGACCGATCCTTCTGGCGCCTAGTTGGCAAAATCATGCCTGACTACAAAGAAAAAGAAAACTGGCTAGCCAGATCCAACTGGAAAATGACGGTTTAA
- a CDS encoding xanthine phosphoribosyltransferase: protein MEELKSKILEKGSVVADGVLKVDSFLNHQIDTNLMINIGKEFAERFKDSNVTRILTLESSGIAPSFMAANELNVPLVFARKRKSLTMTDNLYTSSVYSFTKKETNEIAVSKNYLEQGERILIIDDFLANGQAALGLINIVEQAGAEVVGVGIVIEKSFQEGRVQLEQKGYRVESLARILSLENGTVEFIND, encoded by the coding sequence ATGGAAGAATTGAAGTCTAAAATTTTAGAAAAAGGGTCTGTCGTTGCTGATGGTGTTTTAAAAGTTGATTCGTTTTTAAATCACCAAATTGATACGAACCTTATGATAAATATTGGAAAAGAGTTTGCTGAAAGGTTTAAAGATTCAAATGTAACTAGAATCTTAACTCTAGAGTCGTCAGGCATTGCACCAAGCTTTATGGCAGCAAATGAACTAAATGTCCCACTAGTTTTTGCACGTAAAAGAAAGTCTCTAACAATGACGGATAACCTCTACACAAGCAGTGTTTATTCATTCACGAAGAAAGAAACAAATGAAATCGCTGTTTCTAAAAACTATTTAGAACAAGGGGAACGCATTCTAATCATTGATGACTTCTTAGCCAACGGGCAAGCTGCTCTAGGTCTAATCAATATCGTAGAACAAGCAGGAGCAGAAGTAGTCGGTGTTGGTATCGTCATAGAAAAATCCTTTCAAGAAGGCAGAGTCCAACTTGAACAAAAAGGATACCGAGTAGAATCACTTGCACGTATCCTATCCTTAGAGAATGGGACAGTTGAGTTTATTAATGACTAA